The genomic stretch AAAGCAGATGAACCTCTAAAGTTCAACCACAGTGGGTAAAATGACCCCAGTCTAGAAAGGAAATCACTTTAGCTATGGGCAGTTTAAATTGTAGATGTTCGGAACATCTGAAAGTGCCTTAACCAAGCACAAGACAGCTTCAATACGACTCACCCCTGTGCTGCGAGGCAGTGCAAGGATTGCACTGGGGCCACGTACATCCTTGCAATTAAAGTTAGTGAGACATCAGACTCCGACAGCATTTAGGTGTGTTTGAAAAGCAACAAGTCCTAGGGCACAAAGGGAGGctgtgtggcagagctgggaactgaaccccagGCTAGCATACCAGCACTCCTTGACAGAGTCACCATGGACTAAAGGGCTTCGGATACAGCATTCTCTTTCCCATCCCACAGGTCAAACATATGGGAGGACAGGGTTGGGAGGGGCACTTGTGCTGCCACCGGCCAGGCTGCAGATGAACCCAGGGCTCTCAATCCGATACCTTCCAGGAGCACTGTATTTGTATTAGTTCCTGCAGGATGAAATGCCAGCGGCTGCATGAATGCAAAGGCTAAGGGAAGGCTCTCCCATCGCACTGACATTGTCCACTACTGGGGGAATAATAAACATTAACTGCTGGGCAGGCACCACGAGCCATGCCAGTGAATGACAGTCCCAGTGCCAGCAGAACAACCTGGGCTTTTACATCCCTGCAGCCTCCACCTTGCAGGGTATCTGCCGCAACGTGTCCCCGTGGGGAACTGGTGTCAGAGTATTATACCCAGACATGCACATTGCTCTTTAATAGCAATAAAAGCATTTCTGCAAAGACACACAGCTCTGTGCAACCCAACTCAGGCAGCACCAGCATTCCTGCCAAGCAGGGTATTCCCTCACCATCTGCTTCCAGCGCATTCTCCCAGGGAATGCTTTGCACACTCGGGGACATGGGCTGTAACCTGGGCTCATTATCAGCAAAGAGAAACTCTCTGGAGTTATAAACACAGCACCCGGGCTTTGGGGTGACCATGCACACTcatcagaaaggtttcagagtagcagccgtgttagtctgtattcgcaaaaagaaaaggagtacttgtggcacctcagagactaacaaatttatttgagcataagctttcgtgagctacagctcacaaaattcactaatgcatccgatgaagtgatctgtagctcacgaaagcttatgctcaaataaatttgttagtctctaaggtgccacaagtactccttttctttttactcatcaGACAGGAGAGACAGCTAGGACTGAACTCAAACCATGGCGGGGGGGAGCAGGACTGAGCAGCATCTccatgggagtggggggcagtaaAGAGATCTGCTGATTTGGGTCAGATATCAGGCTGTGTCAAGATAATAATAGTTAATCCAGTCCAGGGATGGTCTGAAGGGTGCCTGGAGGCTCGGGGGTCAAGCAGTTAAAGAGGGAATTTGTTGAAGTGTGTGGCTAATAAGGACATTGCCTCTCCCGCTGAAACCAAATGTGCATGCAGGGAAGCATTCAAGGCTCCATGTTACTGACATGGGGTGATTTAGAGGGGAATGGAGTGTACAGTTCTGGGACGCAAAGGTCAGTGACAAACAGCACCCTGAAGGAGGAGAGCTTGGCTACAGAGAACATCCAGGACCTGGTCCCATCATTAACAATTGCTTCCCTCAGTGACTCGGCTTTAAGAGGAAGTGTCATTCTGAGAAGTTAAATCGCTGGGATCTGAGCCATCAAAGTCAATGCAGACTTGACTAATCCTGAGGAAGAGTACAAGGTGCTGGTTTTCACACCATGTGCCGGAGCAGCGTCTGTGAGAACCAACCTCACCAGccgagagaaaaaacaaacatctgGGGTCAGATTTTCCGaagtgctctgcacccagcaaTTCCCAGCGGGGCAAGAGAGCAGCTAGTGGGGAAAGAACTGCCTGGCTCTCACCGGGGCAGGGGTGGAAACTCTCCCCAGATCTCAACTGGAGATGGGGCAATGGGAGAGAATTCTGTCCTGCTCTCACTGGGAATGCTGGGTGCCAACATCTCTTTGTGTCTATAGAAAAGAAAATACCACCTCGTTTAGACAAACACAAGGCAACAGCACAGATTAtgccctgcactgcccctgaTGCGTGCACACAATGCAACCAACTTGAAGTGGACAGCATTTAGATGCTCCCAGGGGGCTGGTTTTCCAACACCTTTGcaaccagaatttccattttgcagaaccttctgactttttgaaaaaaatttccattctgaATCTGAACCAAAAGctgaaatgtcaacatttcttattaaataaaaattaggaaaaaatccATTTGGGACTGTCAGCATGGTTTGTATGATATTAACATATTAAATATTATATGCCtatgtaatattttaattcaaaagtcaaaacaaaatatttagattttttcctGTCAAAAATAATTCCTGGAAATCAACAGGTTCCTGTGACACCTTTAGATTtcaatgaaactgcatttttgatAGCAACTGTTCCATCAGAAAAACACTTAACCCTGTCTCAAGGAACCCATCCAACTCCCAGCGACACCActggccaaactcccactgagaGTAGGACTGGCCCCTGAGTTTACAGCCCCTTAACCCTCTCTCCCTGTAAccctttccccaacccccacccaagCAATTCTTACCCCCTTCCACACTAGTCACATAATTAGAATTACATTACAggcctccccatcccctgcaggcTCTGTGGCGCtagaaaaataataaacacaataACATGCTTTGTGTCATTACATCCAGCATGTAATTTGAACACCTCACTGGGCACACACCTGAGACTGAATGCAAACATCTCTCTGTAAATAGTTCATTCCCCAAACACTGCAAGTGGGATTCTTACACTGACAGGGGTAATGTTATGGTAGCAGCAAGAGGCCCTGACAGAGATGGTGCCAACCAGGCACTGCACCGAGTGAGATGGTtgctgccccaaagaacttacaagctTCACAGCAAGGCAGGGAAAGGGCAGTAGGGGAAGCAGAAGCTGACAGAGGGGGatttgatttgcccaaggtccagCAGAAAGTCAATAGCagactggaaatagaacccaggagtcctgctcccagtCCACTGTCTGATCAATTGGACCTCACTGCACAGATAATGTTAATTGGTACTTGTACACCAGGAGCACTGCAGATTTCACTTTTTCCCAGGGAATAAGCTGAAGTATCCCAAAGGCTGCAGCCCTAAAGGGTCCTATCCCTCGCAGACCAGCTGCAGAGAAGAGAGCTGCTGGAGGTAGCCCAAGACACCCCCATCCAGTAACAGAGTAACCAAGGGTGCAGAGTGAGAATAACCCTTTGATTTTTCACGTCCCCTTTGCTGTCTAGGTTATCTTCAGTGGAGATGATTTGTTCTACCTGATGGAGAACACCAGCTTCTCCCCTGACTACTACAACGGGAGTGACACCTGCTGCTCTGTGCCACCCTGCACCTCCAAGAGTATCCAGGCCTTTGACAGGGTCTTCCTGCCAGTCCTCTACAGCCTGCTGTTCCCACTGGGGCTATGTGGGAACTGCATGGTGATGGCTGTGCTACTGCAGTGCAAGAGGTCCCTGGCTGGGACCGACGTGTTCATCCTCAACCTGGCACTTGCTGACGTACTGCTGGTGGTGACACTCCCCTTCTGGGCAGTGCAGGCTGTGCACGGCTGGGTCTTCAGCACGGGTACCTGCAAGCTGGTCGGCTCCATCTTCAAGATCAATTTCTACTCCAGCATCTTCTTCCTGGTATGCATCAGCTTCGACCGGTACCTCTCCATCGTCCACGCTGTGCACATGTACAAGAGGAACAAGTCTCATCTGATGGTGGCCAGCTGCCTGGTGGTCTGGGGCATCTGCATCCTCTTGACCATGCCAGATTTCCTGTACCTGGAAGTCAAGAAGGACTATCGCCTCAACATCACTTTGTGCTCCCATAACTTTTCCATCAACACCTCCCTGCGCTGGAAAACAGCCCTGCACATCTGCTACCACATGTTGGGCTTCTTCCTGCCCCTGGCAGCCATGCTGTACTGCTACATCTGCATTATCCACACTCTGCTGCGCTCCCATGGCTTCCACAAGCACAAGGCCATGCGAGTCATCCTGACGGTGGTGGTCGTTTTCTTTGTGTGCTGGACACCCTACCACCTGGCCCTGCTGGCAAACACGCTGATCGACCTGCACGTGGTGAGGCGGGACTGTGGCAGGGAGACCAGCCTCGACATCACCATGTCTATCACTGCCAGCCTAGGCTACTTCCACTGCtgcctcaaccccctgctctatgCCTTTATTGGCATCAAGTTCCGCAACAAGTTTCTGGAACTGCTGGGCCATATGGGCTGTGTGAGTCATGAGTTCCTGCACAGACACGTACAGACACCGAGCCAGCGCAAGGATTCCACCTGGTCGGAGACCACTGTGGCCTCCTACTCGGGGCTCTAGGGGGGATCTGGGGCTGCAAGGGGAGAACCCCTCCCCAAAGGGGTGTGGGGGAGCtgaggctgcaaggggcaaacaGCTCCCCAAGGGGGCAAGGAAGGGGAGATGGGGCTGCAAGGGGCAAACCCTTTCCCAAGGGGCAAGGAAGGGGAGAAGGGTGGCAAGGGGTGAAACGCTCCccaaggggcagggaaggggagacaagCAGTCACTATAATCATAGCCAGACACAGCCAGACACCTGTGGTTACCCAGCCTCCTGTGCAGCTCACCACAAGCAGGTGTCCAGGAGCTGTGAGACTCAGAATGAGCTGGGAAGAAACGGTAACAGATTTCTGACAGGCTGGTGCAATCGTCGAATCTCTGTGGATCGTAGGTGCAGGTGCCAGAGGTTGTACACATGGTTTCCAAGCAGGCCATGGGTCCGTTCTTTCCCCTAAGTCAGTTACCAGGTGCCAAGTGCTGAGCCGTTTCAGTCAATGCAGCGCGGCTGCATTTTCAGGGGCTTCAGATCATCATAACAAGAGAGTCTGGAGGTTTCCTACTGAGGACATTAGTCTGGCTGGAACAGACGGGGCCAGGTCCTGCAGCAGGGCAAGCCAATGCTGCAATGCAACAGCCCCGGTACATACTGGCTGCACACAACAAAGGGACTCACTGACCTCCCCAAAAACCAGCACTTGgatccagggccggctctaggcaccagcaaatcaAGGACATTCTTGGGGCGGCACTTTTCAAGGTACGGCactctgtcccttttttttttttttttttttttttgcttcggcagcactctgttttatttttatcttttttgcgcttggggcagcaaaaaaccatGAGCCGGCTCTGCTTGGATCAGAGTCCCTGACTCTCAGCCCAGTGCTCACTCCTCCAAACACTCTCCCTGCTCTCTGCACCCCTTATGCTTACAATGATAGCCCCATTATTTTGCTGACCGTAGCATCTAATCATGGATAAGGCCAGCATCaagcaaggcactgtacaaacacagaaaaaaaaaaacagtctctgctccaccagccaatGTCCTCTTCCAGTTCAAGTACTTGCTGAGATACTCACAACCAAACACACACCCAGCCTTACATaacctcccccaaacacacacactcctcacAGCTCCACACCTCCCCCAAACACTCATCTCCCCCATCTCCcactccccactgcccccaacaCGCACACCCAAATAATTGCAAGGGGCAATCCCCATGTTGCTTGGTAGTGAGACAGCCCCTGGTGCGTTAGACCCATCCTGTCTGAGAAGGTGAGCTCTGTGGAGCCATAACACTTTCTGCATTTGTGCCCCCCCTCCAGTCCCCCGATCAAGGTGTCTTGGCGCAGCCTCCCCAgactgctctgctcccagcaatTGCCCTCCTGCATTAACAGTTAAGTGAAGATTTTTGCTGCGAGACTAGTCTGTATTCTCTAGCCAAACTGAGCGTTATTGAGAGAACACCCTGCACcattcccttctctctccctcgtCCCATGAGGCAGGGTTACTCTGCACAGGCCCCCAGCAGTACTCTGAGTAGAAACATCAGCTTCTAGCCCAGGCAACAGTGACTTTGCTCCCAGTTCAGACTGTGTTTGTATTTCATTGACAAATGCAAACAGGCTTCAGCCTGTGCTGAGCAAAGGAGCCCCTGCTGGTGActccctcctgcccacccctGGGGTGAACAGGGATGATTCTCACTGGCTGTTTGCCCAGTCTTAGGAAGGATACCCTATGGGCAGACAAAGATGACTCAGGGCTGCCATTCTGTGAAAACTTCTCCAGCTGTGAGGAAAGGATCCAGGAATGGCAAGTGTCAGGGACTCTGCATCTCTCAAGGATGCAGGAACACTCCAGGAGAATATGATGTTGCAATAGCATGAACACAGACACATTAGCAATGTAAGGAGATCAGTGGAGTAAAGCAGCATAAGAAACTCCGCAGCCACCCAAAGCCCAGAAGGGATCTCCTCTCCTACCAGGGGCAATCACTTTATAGTCTAGCGCTTTGTAGCATTTGCTCCTGCTTGAAAAGGTTATTTCATATGGCTCTTATGGTGCACTTTCACAGA from Dermochelys coriacea isolate rDerCor1 chromosome 24, rDerCor1.pri.v4, whole genome shotgun sequence encodes the following:
- the CXCR3 gene encoding C-X-C chemokine receptor type 3, which encodes MTDWVIFSGDDLFYLMENTSFSPDYYNGSDTCCSVPPCTSKSIQAFDRVFLPVLYSLLFPLGLCGNCMVMAVLLQCKRSLAGTDVFILNLALADVLLVVTLPFWAVQAVHGWVFSTGTCKLVGSIFKINFYSSIFFLVCISFDRYLSIVHAVHMYKRNKSHLMVASCLVVWGICILLTMPDFLYLEVKKDYRLNITLCSHNFSINTSLRWKTALHICYHMLGFFLPLAAMLYCYICIIHTLLRSHGFHKHKAMRVILTVVVVFFVCWTPYHLALLANTLIDLHVVRRDCGRETSLDITMSITASLGYFHCCLNPLLYAFIGIKFRNKFLELLGHMGCVSHEFLHRHVQTPSQRKDSTWSETTVASYSGL